A segment of the Fusobacterium sp. JB019 genome:
CAGCAAGAGTAGTACAAAAAGTTGGTCAAGAAGAGAACCCAGCAAACTTTTTATTAATGCATGCAATGGGACCAAATGTTGCAGGAGTAATAGGTTCAGCAGTTGCAGCAGGAGTATTATTAAATATATTTGGATAAAATAAAAATAGAAATAAATTAAAAAAGGAGATTATTTTATCTCCTTTTTTAATTTAGAATAGATTGAGTTTAAATTAAATTTATGATATAATACAATGTAAATAAGATATTATGGGGAAGCAAAGGTTTCGACAGGGCTAAAAGGTTATAGGTAGCAGGCCAGGTTGACCGCTGTAAGAGGTTAACTCATCTTTTAGATGATAACAATAATTACGCAATAGCTGCCTAGTTGCAGCTCACCTTCGATCTCTCTTTTCTGTAGGAGATTTCAAGCAAGGTGTCACTAAAATACAGATTACCAATTGTGATTTCTCTAAGCTGTTGGGACATTCTAGAGGATAGCTATTATCAGCCCTGTCTGAGGGATTGGTATTAGTGAAATTGAATATCAGACTAAGCTTGTAGAAGCTTATGGCGCTTTTAGTTTTGGACACGGGTTCGATTCCCGTCTTCTCCACCATAAAACTATAAATATAACGAGTTATATCAAATGACTCGTTTTTTATTTTTTGAAATTTACAGCAAGAATTAATAATTCTTGTTTTTTTTTATTATAAATGGTAAAATACGTTTCACGTAAATTTATTGTTGACAATAAATTAAAATATTTATCAGGAGGGAAAATGACATCAACGATTCAAAAATTAAATTTAAAAAATGAAATTTTAGCAGGAATTACGGTTGCCATAGCTTTGCTTCCAGAAGTAATAGCTTTTGCATTTTTAGCAGGAATTGATCCGCTTATTGCATTACATGCTTCGATTATTATAGGGCTTTGTACATCTATATTTGGAGGAAGACCAGGAATGATATCAGGAGCTGCAGGAAGTGTTGCAGTTATATTTGTATCATTAGTAGCTGTGCATGGAAAAGAATACTTATTTGCCACAGCAGTTCTTATGGGAATTATACAAATTCTTGTAGGAGTCTTTAAATTGGGAAAGTTTGCAAGAATGATACCTCATTCAGTAATATTAGGCTTTGTGAATGGGTTAGCAATAGTTATATTTTTAGCTCAATTAAATCAATTTAAAGTGGATGGAAGATATATGGGTGGAATTCAATTATATGTTATGATAGCTTTAGTTGTATTAACTATGCTAGTAGTACATTTTTTACCTAAACTTACAAAAATAGTTCCCAGTTCTTTAGTTGCCATAGTAGTAGTAACAGTGCTTAGCTTATTTTTGGAAACTAAAGGTGTTCATATGCCAAATGTAAAAGAATTTGCCAAGGGAGGAATAGCAGGGGGATTACCTAGTTTTCATATACCAAAATTACCTATAAATATAGAAACTTTAAAAATAATATTTCCATATGCTTTAACAGCAGCTTTAGCAGGATTAATAGAATCATTATTAACATTATCTTTGATTGATGATTTAACAGATACTAGAGGAAAAGGTAATAGAGAATGTATTGGACAAGGAATTGGAAACTTGTTAAATGGTTTTATGGGAGGAACAGGAGGTTGCGCTATGATAGGGCAATCAATGGTAAATCTTACAAGTAATGGTCGTGGAAGAATATCAGGTGTAGCAACAGCCTTGGCTATGTTATCTTTTGTGTTATTTGGATCTAAAATGATAGAAATAATACCTTTAGCAGCATTGGTAGGTGTTATGTTTATGGTTGTTATAGAGACATTTGCTTGGGAAAGTTTAAAAATGGGAAGTAGAGTTCCTAAAAAAGATGTGGCAATAATAGTGATTGTTGCAGCTATTACAATATTTCATGATTTAGCTTTAGCAGTTATAGCTGGAGTTATTATTTCTGCTCTTGTTTTTGCTTGGGAAAAAGGGGAGAAGATTAGTTGCAAAATTAAAATAGGAGATAATGGTTGTAAAACTTATATGATTGATGGACCTTTATTTTTTGGTTCAGCTTCTAATTTTAAAGAATTATTTAATCCTAAAGAAGATCCAGAAGAAGTATATATAGATTTTAAAAATTCCTATATAAGTGATCATTCTGCAATAGAAGCTATAAATGCTATTACAGAAAAATATTCAGATTCTGGTAAGAAAATTCATTTGAAATATTTAAGCCAAGATTGTTTATTATTATTGAAAAATGCAGAGGAAATAATAGAAGTAAATGTATATGAAGATCCAAGGTATCATGTAGCAGATGATAGTTTAGCATAAATTTAAAATAGAAAATCACGGAATATTTCCGTGATTTTTTTTATTGCTATTTTTTAGATGAGAACCAATAAACAATAGAAGGTGTAGGACTAGGGTTTTTATATCTATGTGGAATACCACTTTTTATAATAACGCTGTCTCCTTCATTAAGATGATAAATTTCTTTATCTATTTCTATTTCAAGCTCTCCTTTAATTACAACTCCAATTTCATCATATGAATGTCCCCAAGACATTTCACTAAAATTATCGCCATTTTCAATAGTTATAGCAATTCCATTAAAATGAGATTTACCATTTAATAGACTTTCTACTTTAACATGAGATTCTAGATTTGAAAATATTTCTTCTCTTTCTTCCTTTTTTGTTACAGGGGAATAGTCATTATTAGAATCTAATATTTCCATAAGATTAACATTTAAAACCTGGCATATTTGTTGTAAATTACTTATTGACGGGCTATTGATATCTCTTTCAATATTACTTAAAAATCCAATGGATAGTTTAGTTGCTTCAGAAATATATTTTAATGTATAATTTTTCTTCTTTCGAATAGCTTTTATTTTTTCTCCAAGTGTCATTTTTATCCTCCATTGTAGATTATTACATATTATATCATAGTTGTAAAAAAAAGAAAAATATATCACTATACTGAAATTATAGTTTTTTATAAAAAAAAGAGCTAAGCAAAGATTTGATATTTAAATAATTTTATTTTTTATTTTAAAGTACTTATAAAACAGACAAAAGTAAAAGAATACTATAAAATATTTTCAGAATAATGAAAAAAATATTTGAATTTATTAGTGAGCTATGCTATACTTTTTCATGTATAAAAAAAAAGAATAGTATTCGTAAAGAGAACGAAAGTTATACGAAGCTATACAAATTTGGTTAAAGGGGAGAGTTATATGGAGATTTTAAAAGGAATTATATTATTATTAATTGTTTTAGCAGGTTTTTCGTTATTTAGTTTAAAAATGCCTAAAGGAATGAAGGCAATGGGAGCGTTAGCCGGGGCAGCTACAGCAAGTTTTTTAGTCGAAGCATTTCAACGTTATGTTGGTGGAGATTTATTAGGAATAGAATTTTTAGGTGGAGTAGGAGATGCAGCAGGTTCTATGGGTGGAGTTGCAGCAGCAGCATTAGTACCATTAGCATTAGGAGTTAATCCAACATATGCAGTTTTAGTTGGAGTATCAGTTGCAGGATTTGGTATATTACCAGGATTTTTAGCGGGATATATATTATCATTTATAGTACCTAAAGTGGAAGCAAAAGTCCCTCAAGGATTAGATTTAATATTTATAATCTGTTTTATAGCACCATTATCTAGATTAATAGCTACAGTTTCAGATCCATTAGTAAATTCAACTTTATTAAATATAGGAAAAATATTAGAACAAGCATCTCATACAAGTCCAGTTCTTATGGGAATTGTTTTAGGAGGAATAATAACTGTGGTAGCAACAGCACCACTTTCTTCAATGGCTTTAACAGCTATGCTAGGTCTTACAGGAATACCAATGGCAATAGGTGCTTTATCAGTTATGGGATCTTCTTTTTTAAACGGAATCTTCTTTCATAGAATGGGATTTGGAGATAGAAAAACAACAATAGCAGTTGCAGTAGAACCACTTACTCAAGCAGATGTAATTTCAGCAAATCCAATACCAGTATATGTAACTAATTTTATAGGTGGAGCAATAGCAGGAGTTATTGTATCAACTTTTGGATTGGTTAATAATGCAACAGGAACAGCAACTCCAATAGCGGGATTAATGGTAATGTATGGATTTAATAATCCTTTAGTAGTTACAAAAGTTGCATTAATGTGTGCAATAGCAGGAGGAACTTCAGGATATGTAGGTTCATTAATATTTAAAAATTATAAAATTAAAACAGTTAACGAAATTAGAGGAAACTAAAAAATAGGAAATTAGGAATGAATATATAAGGGCAAATATATTAATTAAGCAAGTATTTTAAGGAGGCAAACAATGGATAGTTTAAAAGAATTATTTAAAATAGGATGTGGGCCATCTAGTTCTCATACAATGGGACCAGAAAGAGCAGCTAAAAAATTTAAAAAGGAAACTGAAGATGCAGTATCTTATAGAGTAGAACTTTACGGAAGTTTAGCTGCTACAGGAAAAGGACATTTAACAGATTGGATTATAGAAGAGACATTAAAACCTAAAAAAACTGAGGTTATATGGATGCCTGAATTTATTCATGAGTTTCACACTAATGGAATGAAAATGGAAGCATTAGATTCTGAAGGTAATGTTATGAAGGATTGGTTAGTTTTTTCAGTTGGTGGAGGAACAATAAAAGATTTAGAAAGTAAATCTTCTTCTTTAGAAGAATGCTATAAATTAAACAAAATGGATGACATTATAAAATGGTGTGATGTAAATAAAAAAGAACTTTGGGAATATGTTGAATTTTCAGAAGGGAAAGAAATTTGGGAGCATTTAGGAGATATTTTAGATACTATGAATGCAGCTATAGATGCTGGTGTTAAAAAAGATGGTATTTTACCAGGAAAATTAAAATATCCAAGAAAAGCTAAAAAATTATATGATAAAATTGATAAGAAAAAAAATTATTTAGTTATAACTAAAAAAATATTTGCTTATGCTTTAGCAGTAGCTGAAGAAAATAGTAGTGCAGGAACAATAGTTACAGCACCTACTTGCGGAGCAGCAGGAGTAATTCCAGGGTTATTAAGAGCTTTAATAGAAGAATATCAATTGGATAGAGAAACTTCTCTAAGAGCTTTAGCAATAGCAGGATTAATAGGAAACTTAATAAAAGAAAATGCAACTATATCTGGAGCTGAAGCAGGCTGCCAAGCTGAAATAGGAGCTGCATGCTCAATGGCAGCAGGAATGGCAACATACATTTTAGGTGGAACAATAGGGCAAATAGAGTATGCTGCAGAGATGGGATTAGAACATCATTTAGGAATGACTTGTGATCCTGTTGGAGGATATGTTCAAATTCCTTGTATAGAAAGAAATGCAATAGTAGCAGTTAGATCTTTAAATACAGCTGATTATGCGTTGTCAACTTCAGGAGAGCACACTATAAGCTTTGATCAAGTTGTAGTAACTATGAAAGAAACAGGATGTGATATGTGTCCAGCTTATAAAGAAACTTCTTTAGGTGGACTAGCAAAATATTATGATAAATTTTTACAAGCTTAGTTAGTCATAAAATACTTTAAAATAATATTAACTATAAAAAAAAGCATGGAAATTAATTTCCATGCTTTTGTATTTTTATTTAGCTAGTTTATAGATAGCTTCAACATAAATTTTTAAAAGAGTGTCTATTGTGTCTAAGTCAATACATTCATTTTTTTGGTGCATTGTATCAGGAGTTCCTTTTAATAAAGCACCAAAGGCAACACAATTTTTTACAGCTTTAGCATAAGTACCTCCACCACTAGCTAAAGGTTCACAATCTGTATCTCCAGTAACTCTACTATAAACTTCAGTAAGAGTTTGAACTAAAGGATCATCTTTTTTAACATATAAAGGTTTTTCTTGTTTTAAGAAAGTAAAATCCATTCCATATTTATCTAATAGAGTAAGAACTTTATTTTTAATTTCATCTCCATCAACTGTAACTGGATATCTAGTATCAAGAGAGATATTGATATATCCATCTTCAACAAAAGCTTTTCCATAACACATAGAAATTTCTCCAGAAGGTTCATCTTCATAGAAAAGTCCAGCTGATTTACCATTAAATTCCATTTTAACATTTTCAGCAAAGAATTTAGCCATAGTATTTAAGCCAGAGATATCTAAATTTAAAGAGTTTATAAATAGCATAAGTGCAGCTAAAGAATTATATCCTAGATGAGGATGAGCAGCGTGAGCAGCTTTTCCTAAAGAAGTAACAACTATTTTATTATCTATAATTTCAGATGATATTTTATATTCTTTTCCTTCGTTAAATAGAGGAAGATTTTTTTCTATAATTTCTTTAGTTGAAATAGGTAAAGTAAGAATTGCTTTTTCAGGAACAGCATTTAAGACTTTTCCCCCTAAAATATCTAATTCGCTACAATCAGTTTTAATCTTAAGTAAACCTCTAAAAATACCTTTTTCAGCAAAAGTTACAGGAAACTCACTATCAGGAGTAAAAGCTAAAGTAGGTTGAGGCATATTTAATTTACCAAAATAATGTTTCATACATCCCCAGTTAGTTTCTTCATTAGCTCCAACAATCATTCTAACTTTTTTGTTTAAAGGAATACCCATATCTTTTAAAGCTTTCATAGCATAAAGACAAATCATTAAAGGACCTTTATCATCAAGAGTTCCTCTTCCATACATTTTATTATCTACAATTTGTCCAGAGAAAGGAGGATAATCCCAACCAGTACCTTCAGGAACAACATCAACATGTCCAACGATACCTAAAGTTTCTTCTCCTTCACCAAAATCTATATGTCCAGCATAATTATCAAAATTCTCAGTTTGGAATCCTAATTTTTCAGCAACACTTAAAAAATGTTTTAAAGCTTTTGCTGGTCCTTCTCCAAAAGGCATTCCAGGTTTAGCTTCTTCTTCTACACTTTTTATTTGAATAGATTCTTGTAAAGAAGAAATAACATCATTTTTATATTTTAAAACTTCATCTTGAATATTCATAAAATCCTCCTAAAATTATTTTGGCGGAAGTGTGTAGGAATCGAACCTACCAACGAGTTAATCGCCAAGACAGTTTTGAAGACTGCTAAAAGCACCAGCTTTTATCCACTTCCATATAAGCACTTCAAAAAGAAGTACATATATAGTATAACAAAAAAGATATTAAAAATAAATAAAAATTAAGAGCTAGATTTTTAAGTTAAAAATGATATAATATTAGTAGTATAGAATGGAGGGGATGTAGTAGTGAGATATATTTCATCAGAAAAAGAACTAAAAAGGATTTCTATTTATACAAATATGCCAGAGATAGAAAGCGTACTTTCTATGGGATTTTATAAAAGTGATTTAAGTGATAAAGATGAAAAGATAAATGTATCTATAATCGATTCTGCAGAGCCATTTTTTATAAAAAAGATAAGAGAGTCTGAAATAATATTTGATGTGACAGGAGGGTATCCTCAAATAAAACAAACAATATATAGAGGAACAGGAAAAGATAATAGAAAAAATTCTAAAGTTTGGCTAGAATTTATAATGACGTTATTTTCTGTAGATAGTTGTTCAGAACCTTTTAGTTTAGTAGAATTTTTTAAAGAAATGGAAGATTATAGAAAAATTAAAATAAAGAAATATCCGTTAACAAAGGAAAT
Coding sequences within it:
- the pepV gene encoding dipeptidase PepV → MNIQDEVLKYKNDVISSLQESIQIKSVEEEAKPGMPFGEGPAKALKHFLSVAEKLGFQTENFDNYAGHIDFGEGEETLGIVGHVDVVPEGTGWDYPPFSGQIVDNKMYGRGTLDDKGPLMICLYAMKALKDMGIPLNKKVRMIVGANEETNWGCMKHYFGKLNMPQPTLAFTPDSEFPVTFAEKGIFRGLLKIKTDCSELDILGGKVLNAVPEKAILTLPISTKEIIEKNLPLFNEGKEYKISSEIIDNKIVVTSLGKAAHAAHPHLGYNSLAALMLFINSLNLDISGLNTMAKFFAENVKMEFNGKSAGLFYEDEPSGEISMCYGKAFVEDGYINISLDTRYPVTVDGDEIKNKVLTLLDKYGMDFTFLKQEKPLYVKKDDPLVQTLTEVYSRVTGDTDCEPLASGGGTYAKAVKNCVAFGALLKGTPDTMHQKNECIDLDTIDTLLKIYVEAIYKLAK
- a CDS encoding L-serine ammonia-lyase, iron-sulfur-dependent, subunit alpha; the encoded protein is MDSLKELFKIGCGPSSSHTMGPERAAKKFKKETEDAVSYRVELYGSLAATGKGHLTDWIIEETLKPKKTEVIWMPEFIHEFHTNGMKMEALDSEGNVMKDWLVFSVGGGTIKDLESKSSSLEECYKLNKMDDIIKWCDVNKKELWEYVEFSEGKEIWEHLGDILDTMNAAIDAGVKKDGILPGKLKYPRKAKKLYDKIDKKKNYLVITKKIFAYALAVAEENSSAGTIVTAPTCGAAGVIPGLLRALIEEYQLDRETSLRALAIAGLIGNLIKENATISGAEAGCQAEIGAACSMAAGMATYILGGTIGQIEYAAEMGLEHHLGMTCDPVGGYVQIPCIERNAIVAVRSLNTADYALSTSGEHTISFDQVVVTMKETGCDMCPAYKETSLGGLAKYYDKFLQA
- a CDS encoding cupin domain-containing protein → MTLGEKIKAIRKKKNYTLKYISEATKLSIGFLSNIERDINSPSISNLQQICQVLNVNLMEILDSNNDYSPVTKKEEREEIFSNLESHVKVESLLNGKSHFNGIAITIENGDNFSEMSWGHSYDEIGVVIKGELEIEIDKEIYHLNEGDSVIIKSGIPHRYKNPSPTPSIVYWFSSKK
- a CDS encoding SulP family inorganic anion transporter — protein: MTSTIQKLNLKNEILAGITVAIALLPEVIAFAFLAGIDPLIALHASIIIGLCTSIFGGRPGMISGAAGSVAVIFVSLVAVHGKEYLFATAVLMGIIQILVGVFKLGKFARMIPHSVILGFVNGLAIVIFLAQLNQFKVDGRYMGGIQLYVMIALVVLTMLVVHFLPKLTKIVPSSLVAIVVVTVLSLFLETKGVHMPNVKEFAKGGIAGGLPSFHIPKLPINIETLKIIFPYALTAALAGLIESLLTLSLIDDLTDTRGKGNRECIGQGIGNLLNGFMGGTGGCAMIGQSMVNLTSNGRGRISGVATALAMLSFVLFGSKMIEIIPLAALVGVMFMVVIETFAWESLKMGSRVPKKDVAIIVIVAAITIFHDLALAVIAGVIISALVFAWEKGEKISCKIKIGDNGCKTYMIDGPLFFGSASNFKELFNPKEDPEEVYIDFKNSYISDHSAIEAINAITEKYSDSGKKIHLKYLSQDCLLLLKNAEEIIEVNVYEDPRYHVADDSLA
- a CDS encoding sodium ion-translocating decarboxylase subunit beta gives rise to the protein ARVVQKVGQEENPANFLLMHAMGPNVAGVIGSAVAAGVLLNIFG
- a CDS encoding PTS sugar transporter subunit IIC is translated as MEILKGIILLLIVLAGFSLFSLKMPKGMKAMGALAGAATASFLVEAFQRYVGGDLLGIEFLGGVGDAAGSMGGVAAAALVPLALGVNPTYAVLVGVSVAGFGILPGFLAGYILSFIVPKVEAKVPQGLDLIFIICFIAPLSRLIATVSDPLVNSTLLNIGKILEQASHTSPVLMGIVLGGIITVVATAPLSSMALTAMLGLTGIPMAIGALSVMGSSFLNGIFFHRMGFGDRKTTIAVAVEPLTQADVISANPIPVYVTNFIGGAIAGVIVSTFGLVNNATGTATPIAGLMVMYGFNNPLVVTKVALMCAIAGGTSGYVGSLIFKNYKIKTVNEIRGN